In Oscillospiraceae bacterium, one DNA window encodes the following:
- the mnmA gene encoding tRNA 2-thiouridine(34) synthase MnmA, producing MMVAATIAISTDMKNKILVGLSGGIDSTYVCKYLSEQGHEVVGAFLKFHEYADMRDAEAVAKKLGIPFVTADYTKLFDDVVKKNFVDEYTSGRTPNPCVICNREVKFRALIEQADKYGCQLAATGHYANIVCENGNYLLKCGADMRKDQSYVLWNLKREMLPRLVMPMGTFEKEAVKKELFEGGILPESTEESQEICFIPDNDYISWLENIKGKFPEGDFVDADGKVIGTHSGIIRYTIGQRKRLGAFGRPAFVSAINADNNTITIGFGDEIMQDKIKVESLNFVSCEPFEGEGEFMVKPRYKAPPTLAHVKIQNGMAHVEFASPVRAPAPGQSAVFYKDDVLMFGGLIK from the coding sequence GTGATGGTTGCTGCGACCATTGCGATAAGCACTGATATGAAGAATAAGATTTTAGTCGGACTGTCGGGAGGTATTGACAGCACGTACGTGTGTAAATATCTCTCCGAGCAGGGTCATGAGGTAGTGGGAGCATTCCTCAAGTTTCATGAATACGCCGATATGAGGGATGCCGAGGCTGTTGCAAAAAAGCTGGGCATCCCTTTTGTTACGGCGGATTATACAAAGCTTTTTGACGATGTGGTGAAAAAGAATTTTGTCGACGAATACACCTCGGGACGCACTCCCAACCCCTGCGTTATATGTAACCGCGAGGTTAAATTTCGCGCGCTTATCGAGCAGGCGGATAAATACGGCTGTCAGCTTGCCGCTACGGGACACTACGCAAATATTGTGTGTGAAAACGGTAATTATCTATTAAAATGCGGTGCCGATATGCGTAAGGACCAGAGCTACGTGCTGTGGAATCTGAAACGCGAAATGCTTCCGAGACTTGTTATGCCTATGGGCACATTTGAAAAGGAAGCTGTCAAAAAGGAGCTTTTCGAGGGAGGAATACTTCCCGAATCCACCGAGGAAAGCCAGGAAATATGCTTTATCCCCGACAATGACTACATTTCGTGGCTGGAAAACATAAAAGGCAAATTTCCCGAAGGGGATTTTGTGGATGCAGACGGCAAGGTTATCGGCACTCATAGCGGAATTATCCGCTACACCATCGGACAGCGCAAACGTCTGGGTGCTTTCGGCAGACCTGCCTTTGTATCAGCGATAAATGCGGATAATAACACTATAACCATCGGCTTTGGCGATGAGATAATGCAGGATAAAATAAAAGTTGAAAGCCTTAATTTTGTTTCCTGCGAGCCCTTTGAGGGCGAGGGCGAATTTATGGTAAAGCCCCGTTATAAAGCACCACCGACTCTTGCGCATGTAAAAATACAAAACGGCATGGCGCATGTAGAGTTTGCTTCCCCCGTGCGTGCGCCTGCTCCCGGACAGTCGGCAGTGTTCTATAAAGATGATGTTCTTATGTTCGGCGGACTTATAAAATAA
- the nifU gene encoding Fe-S cluster assembly scaffold protein NifU, which yields MYSEKVLDHFQNPRNVGEIENASGVGEVGNAKCGDIMKIFLQIDENRIITDVKFKTYGCGAAIATSSMATEMIKGKSVDEALELTNKAVVEALDGLPAPKIHCSVLAEEAVKAAIADYYRKNGWEVDFETGCDGCCDHCDKH from the coding sequence ATGTACAGCGAAAAAGTTCTTGACCATTTCCAGAATCCCCGTAATGTGGGTGAAATAGAAAACGCCTCCGGCGTGGGTGAGGTTGGTAACGCCAAGTGCGGCGATATCATGAAGATATTTCTTCAGATTGACGAAAACCGCATTATAACCGATGTTAAATTCAAAACCTACGGATGCGGTGCGGCTATTGCAACATCCTCCATGGCTACTGAAATGATTAAAGGCAAGTCAGTGGACGAGGCACTGGAATTAACCAATAAAGCAGTTGTTGAAGCACTGGACGGTCTGCCTGCACCCAAGATACACTGCTCTGTACTTGCCGAAGAGGCTGTAAAGGCGGCTATCGCGGATTACTATCGTAAAAACGGTTGGGAAGTGGATTTTGAGACCGGCTGTGATGGTTGCTGCGACCATTGCGATAAGCACTGA